The nucleotide window GCTCTGGGTCGCCAACATCGGCGACAACACGATCTCGATCGTCGACACCACCACCTTCAGAATCCTCGGGACGATCCCGGTGGGCAAGGGCCCGACCGGTCTGACCTTTTCACACGATGGGCGGTTTGCGTTCGTCAGTTCTCAAGGAGAGAAAACGGTCGGCGTCATCGACACCACGTCCCATCAGGTCGTCAAGACCATTCCCGTCGGCGCCAATCCGCATTTCCTGGTCGTGAGCCGGGACGGACATATCTGGGGCGTCAATACCGGCCAAAACGACGTGTACGTCCTGGACCCGGAGAGTCACGAAAAGATCGGCACCTTCGCCGTGGGCGACAAGCCTCAACAGATCGCCTTTGCGTATAAAGGCACGACCGGTCCTCTGGCCTACGTCACGGTCGGCAGCCAGAACAAGGTGGTGGGACTCGGCGGCGATCTCAAGGAACTCAAAGTCATGGACGAGATCGCCGTCGGTGAAGGGCCGAACGGCATTTGGTCCAATCCGGAAGGCACGCGCCTCTTCGTCGCGCACGACAAGGGCAACGAAATCCGCGTGATCGACACGGGAACCGGTCAAACGCTCGCGACGGTGCCGGTCGGCCGCAAGCCGATCCGAGTCGTGGTGTCGCGGTAGTCAAGCAGGCGTATGGCTTAGAGCTGAGAGCGCAAACCGAAAAGCACGAAGGAGTCTTAACTATGAGTTCAATGAAGGCGACAATGTCCGCACTACTCAACCTCAGCCTGATCTCTTTCCTCAACCTCAGCCTCTCGGCGTCTGCGCACGCTGACAATATTCCCATCGGAACAGCCGTCAACGCCATCGGCACACTGGTCATCGTCCGGACCGACGGTGTACAGCAACGATTGCTGGGCAAAGGGAATGTGCCCCTTTATGAAGGCGACGTCCTCAAGACCGACTCCGGCAGCCAGGCCCTCATCACCTTCACTGAAGGCATCGAGGTGGCGCTCAACGAGAACACGTCTTTCAAACTGTTATCCCGGTGGGAGAAGGACAAGCCGACGGTGCGGATCCTGCGCTTGAAGGAGGGGGAAGTCTGGGCAAAGACCGCCGGCGGACCGAAGCGGTTCGAGGTGGAGACGCCGGTGGCCACAGCAGCGGTCAAAGAGACGGAGTTCAACCTCAAAGTTCAGGAAGACGGGCAAAGCATTCTCACGGTGATCGAGGGGGTCGTACAGTTCGGCACGCCGTTCGGCACCTGCCCGATCAGGACCGAAACCATCAGTTACGGCGTGCGCGGCAAGAAATGCACGAAGCCGGCCGCAACCGACGCGAAGGCCGCGAAGGCCTGGGCGGATGCGGTGCACGGCACAGTGAAATAGCCCATCGCAGGTTCTCAAGGATGGACAGGCGCGTCGGGGTGACAGTCGGCTTGAACCGTGACGATCGAGCGCTCGACTCACTGATGCCATAAACGAGACTCTGCAAGTTCCCTTGTCTGAGACGGGAGGGCGTCATGAGACAGGTTTGGAGTTGGGGTGTGGCGCTGTGCCTTCTGTTGACCTCTTCCTGCGGCAGTCAACTGCCGATCGATGAAGGAGAGGCCTGCGTAGAATCGGCAGCCTTACCTCAAAAGGCTCATTTCACAGACACGAAACACCAATATCTCTTCAAGGGCGAATGTCACGTGGCCAGATTGCGGGTTGACAGCCCAGGAGGAAACCCCTACTTCATCCCGATCGACGCCCCCTTTACTGCGGAGGGCTATTACGAGCCGCAGTCGCAGGTTGCGACGGAAATTTTCCGGGTGCCGGAACCGAAAATCAGCGAACCCTCCCGTCCTTGGGGAACGTTTCAATCTTCGTTCCGGTGCGAACAGGATCCCTGGTTGAACGACGTCAAATGTGAGCCGATCACCGCCTCAGTCAATCCGCCGTCGAGCGCCTATCCGGGGCCGAGATACGAAGCGTCCCGGCTCTTGCTGAACGAGATTTTGAGCAAAATCGGGCACTTCAAAAAGCCGTACAGCGCGGCCGCCGTCCGTTACGCCAGCGGAAGCAACAAGGCCATCGCGAGCGCTTGGGCTGCATATCGCAAGCAAGAGCAACTCGCCCAAGGAGCCCGCCAATCGCCGGGTTTGTCGCACAGCGCCGGAGTGGCTCCGTCAATCCTCAGACCGGCGGCAGGGCAAGTGTTTCTGAGGGGTAATCCCATTCCCATCAAGTTGGGTCCGCCTGTGGGATGGACCGTCACGACCTACATGGTCAAGCTCCAAGTGAAGGACGCTCGGGGCATCTGGGTCGAGAGTAGGACGATCCCGGTCGGAGCCCTTCAAGCCCACTCTCCGGGAGGCTACACCGGATTCGGCATCGGCGGGTTTCCCACTTACCCCGGTACCTGGAGAGTCAGCGCGCAGGTGTCGGCCCCCAATCAGTCCGGCTGGAGCAACGCGGTCGAATTCAAGGTGGCCACGCCGCCTCCGACCGGCTCGCAATCAGGAAAGGCCGCAATAGGCAAGGGTTCCCTCATGAGGCCACAGTAATGAACTGCGCACTCATGATGCTTCCACACCTGCTCTTATAAAGGACGAGTATCCGTATCAATGTCCGCCGAAGAAGTAGCCAGTGCAAAGTGCCGGCGTCGAGGACCACGGACACCTTCTGAGAGAGTTCCTGGTATTCACGACGGGAGACTCAACCATCCCACAGCCCAAGCGATGGAATGAGGTGAACGACGAAGGGAGATGAACGATGCTGCCTCGTATGACGAAAGTTCAACGAGCGATCTGTGTTTGTTGTGTTGTGTCATTCAATTGCGTGTTCATCCTTCTCGTGTCGTCGGCTTGGGCCCTCGTGACCGAATTCGGCTCGGTCCAAATCTTTGTCACCGATCAGAACGACGTGCCGATTCCCAACGTCAATCTCTGCCTCAACATGCCGGGGCAGAGTGCTCAGAAAACGACGGATCAAAACGGCCGTTTTTCCGCTTCTTTACCGGTGGGTTCGACCACTGTCCGTACGTCCCGTAACGGATACGCCAACACACAAACGACGATTACCATGACCAACGGCGCGAGCCTGGTGCATCAGATCGTTGTACAGCCGGGGCAAGCCACACCGCTGCCAAGTTTTTGCGGAGGGATCGCAGGGACGGCAACGGGCGAAGATAACGCCTGTGAGAGGATTACCAGCCTTGAAGTGTCGGGTGGGTCGAAGACGACCAGCCGTACGGTCCATATTGTTGCCGTCTTCTCCGAAAAGCCGGCATTCTATCGCCTGGCCGAATTTTCCGCCGCGGAGCGCTATCCCGAATCACAGTTCAACCCCGATGCGGCGTTTACCAAGAAGAATGTCGCGTGGGTGCCGGTGACGGCGCAGTTGACGAAGCCGGTCTTAGCGACGAGTGTTGCGCTGACTGAACCGCACTACGGCACCCACCATCTCTACATGCAGACGAGCCTTGCATTGAACGGATGTGTGTCGCGCAGCCGCCCGATCAGCGTGGTCTTGGAGCCCGCTCGACTCGTCAACTATGAATTAACGGGACAGGCCTTGGAACGGTTCGTTGCAGCCGCGAAAAGCCGGCGCTACCAATTCAAAAGCGGGTTCAAATTCAACAAGAAGGACACGACCTATTGCTTGAACAACGCCATGGTGTTGCCTTCGGATCCCGCTCAGGATGCGCGTGTGAGTAACATAATGCTCGAAGATGTGTCCGGAAGCTTTGACGTGTTCGATGGCCCCGATCTCATGCTCTACTGGCAACTGATCGACATCGAGGGATCGTTTCCCGGTCTGGGGCCGTTGGCCCAGGGCCGTGTTCGCGCCTTCGCCAGCGGGACAGCGCCGGCAGTCGTGTACGACAAGTATTCGGAGCCGAGTTGTCCCTATTGCGGCCCGCGCGCGTTGAAGCGAACCCTCTCCTGGCGGCGAATACTGTACGAATTCAGGCCGCCGCCTCCATCGCCCCCGCATTCTCCGATTCCGTTACCGGTCTTACCGGGCACCTACAATGCAGTACGTTGCATCGCTGTTCCCGACCTGACCCGTTCGGACCAGCAGCCATCTCTTGTCAAGCTCACGCTGAGAGGACCGGCGGGTGACGATCCCATCAATGCGCTGCCTCCGCTTCAACCTCCTACCCTGGAGCGAATATCTCCCCTTCGCAACTCGGCGTTGGGTGGCCAATGACCTCAAGAGCAAGAAGCGCAAGGTGTCTGTGTCCTGAAAGCAATTCGTTCGGCACATCGGCCTCACGTGAAGGTGACGC belongs to Nitrospira sp. and includes:
- a CDS encoding cytochrome D1 domain-containing protein: MRVDRFTLLACLALGIAGCAGAFEPVKMGSYDMAPATAPPSAAALAPVPSRIYVANESSNDVSVIDATNFQSVGTIPALNHSTHDLAVSRDGRRLYASNLASGRVSVIDTAKRETIASIYTGERCHVVALSNDDGQLWVANIGDNTISIVDTTTFRILGTIPVGKGPTGLTFSHDGRFAFVSSQGEKTVGVIDTTSHQVVKTIPVGANPHFLVVSRDGHIWGVNTGQNDVYVLDPESHEKIGTFAVGDKPQQIAFAYKGTTGPLAYVTVGSQNKVVGLGGDLKELKVMDEIAVGEGPNGIWSNPEGTRLFVAHDKGNEIRVIDTGTGQTLATVPVGRKPIRVVVSR
- a CDS encoding FecR family protein, giving the protein MSALLNLSLISFLNLSLSASAHADNIPIGTAVNAIGTLVIVRTDGVQQRLLGKGNVPLYEGDVLKTDSGSQALITFTEGIEVALNENTSFKLLSRWEKDKPTVRILRLKEGEVWAKTAGGPKRFEVETPVATAAVKETEFNLKVQEDGQSILTVIEGVVQFGTPFGTCPIRTETISYGVRGKKCTKPAATDAKAAKAWADAVHGTVK
- a CDS encoding carboxypeptidase-like regulatory domain-containing protein encodes the protein MLPRMTKVQRAICVCCVVSFNCVFILLVSSAWALVTEFGSVQIFVTDQNDVPIPNVNLCLNMPGQSAQKTTDQNGRFSASLPVGSTTVRTSRNGYANTQTTITMTNGASLVHQIVVQPGQATPLPSFCGGIAGTATGEDNACERITSLEVSGGSKTTSRTVHIVAVFSEKPAFYRLAEFSAAERYPESQFNPDAAFTKKNVAWVPVTAQLTKPVLATSVALTEPHYGTHHLYMQTSLALNGCVSRSRPISVVLEPARLVNYELTGQALERFVAAAKSRRYQFKSGFKFNKKDTTYCLNNAMVLPSDPAQDARVSNIMLEDVSGSFDVFDGPDLMLYWQLIDIEGSFPGLGPLAQGRVRAFASGTAPAVVYDKYSEPSCPYCGPRALKRTLSWRRILYEFRPPPPSPPHSPIPLPVLPGTYNAVRCIAVPDLTRSDQQPSLVKLTLRGPAGDDPINALPPLQPPTLERISPLRNSALGGQ